In Cytobacillus oceanisediminis, the following proteins share a genomic window:
- a CDS encoding acetyl-CoA C-acetyltransferase, producing the protein MGKTVILSGVRTPFGKFAGALSSYTASDLGGFAVKEALNRAGVNPEEVDEVILGTVLQGGQGQIPSRQAAKKAGLPWEVKTETINKVCASGMRSVTLGDQIIRAGDEEVIVAGGMESMSNAPYILPKARWGLRMGDATVKDLMVHDGLSCSFTGVHMGTYGNSTAKEFEISREEQDNWALRSHERAIAAIESGKLAEEIVPVEVPQRKGEPIVVSQDESPRKDTSLEKLAKLGSVFNSDGTITAGNAPGVNDGAAALVLMSEERAERQGKKPEAYILGHTALAVEAKDFPQTPGLVINALLKKTGKTLEEIDLFEINEAFAAVALTSGKIAGLDEEKVNVNGGAVALGHPIGASGARIILTLMHELKRRGGGIGIAAICSGGGQGDAVMIEVPKQ; encoded by the coding sequence ATGGGAAAAACCGTAATTCTTAGCGGAGTAAGAACACCTTTTGGAAAATTTGCCGGAGCGCTTAGCAGCTATACAGCTTCTGACCTTGGCGGATTTGCAGTAAAAGAAGCGCTGAACCGAGCCGGCGTTAATCCTGAAGAGGTAGATGAAGTGATTCTCGGAACCGTTCTTCAGGGAGGTCAGGGCCAGATTCCTTCACGACAGGCTGCGAAAAAGGCCGGCTTGCCGTGGGAAGTGAAAACGGAAACGATTAATAAAGTTTGTGCTTCCGGCATGCGAAGTGTCACTTTAGGAGATCAGATCATCCGGGCGGGTGACGAGGAAGTCATCGTGGCCGGCGGCATGGAATCCATGAGCAATGCGCCTTACATTTTGCCGAAAGCGCGCTGGGGCCTGCGCATGGGCGATGCAACGGTTAAGGACTTAATGGTTCATGACGGATTAAGCTGCAGCTTCACAGGCGTCCATATGGGAACTTACGGAAACTCGACAGCTAAAGAATTCGAAATCAGCCGAGAAGAGCAGGACAACTGGGCGCTAAGAAGCCATGAACGTGCCATTGCAGCAATTGAATCCGGCAAATTGGCAGAGGAAATCGTGCCAGTGGAAGTGCCGCAGCGAAAGGGTGAGCCAATCGTTGTGTCCCAAGATGAGTCACCCCGCAAAGATACTTCCTTAGAAAAACTGGCTAAGCTGGGGTCTGTTTTTAACTCCGACGGAACGATCACTGCCGGGAATGCGCCTGGCGTTAACGACGGGGCAGCAGCATTAGTATTGATGAGCGAAGAGCGTGCAGAACGCCAAGGCAAAAAGCCGGAAGCTTATATTCTTGGCCATACAGCGCTAGCGGTGGAAGCCAAGGACTTCCCGCAAACCCCTGGCCTTGTCATTAATGCTCTTTTGAAAAAGACAGGAAAAACCCTGGAAGAGATTGACCTATTTGAAATTAACGAAGCATTTGCGGCTGTTGCTTTAACAAGCGGAAAAATTGCCGGCCTTGATGAAGAAAAAGTGAATGTCAACGGCGGTGCCGTTGCTCTGGGCCACCCAATTGGTGCAAGCGGAGCAAGAATCATTCTAACACTGATGCATGAACTGAAGCGCCGCGGAGGCGGAATCGGCATTGCGGCCATCTGCAGCGGCGGAGGCCAGGGCGATGCGGTGATGATTGAGGTTCCGAAGCAGTAA
- a CDS encoding heterodisulfide reductase-related iron-sulfur binding cluster: MNGLLWINLIAFLLVTAYAVSLFVYVVKTRIEYIKLGKKVEFDGKVKERLEKIWVNVFGQKKLLKDKKSGIIHVMFFYGFILVQFGAIDFIIKGIKPGAHLPLGPLYPGFTFFQEIVTLMILVAVIWAFYRRYVEKLVRLKRGFKSGLVLIFIGGLMLSVLLGNGMGMIWHGHEGTWTEPVASMIGGAFSWMGETASIVVFYIAWWIHLVFLLAFLVYVPQSKHAHLIAGPANVYFNRLDNPGKLKAIDFEDESQESFGVGKIEDFTQHQMIDFYACVECGRCTNMCPATGTGKMLSPMDLILKLRDHLTNHGAVVTSKQPWVPTFAFSNTKGNQLALAAAGQGAEEAAAGLAYSPSLIGEVITEEEIWACTTCRNCEDQCPVMNEHVDKIIDLRRYLVLTEGKMDADAQRAMTNIERQGNPWGLNRKEREDWREAREDVHVPTVKEMKKAGEEFEYLFWVGSMGSYDNRSQKIALSFAKLMNEAGVKFAILGNKEKNSGDTPRRLGNEFLFQELATKNIEEFEKNEVKKIVTIDPHAYNIFKNEYPDFGLEAEVYHHTEVLAQLVEEGKLKPQYAVEETITFHDSCYLGRYNEVYDPPREILKSIPGVKLVEMERNRETGMCCGAGGGLMWMEEETGHRINVSRTEQALAVNPSVISSGCPYCLTMLSDGTKAKEVEEQVHTYDVAEILEKSVIGESQNLAS, from the coding sequence ATGAACGGTTTATTATGGATCAACTTAATTGCATTTCTTCTTGTAACCGCTTACGCTGTCAGCCTGTTTGTCTATGTTGTGAAGACGCGGATTGAATATATCAAGCTTGGCAAAAAGGTGGAGTTTGACGGCAAAGTGAAAGAGCGCCTTGAGAAGATCTGGGTCAACGTATTTGGCCAGAAAAAGCTTTTAAAGGATAAGAAAAGCGGAATCATCCACGTGATGTTTTTCTATGGCTTCATTCTTGTCCAATTTGGAGCAATCGATTTTATTATTAAAGGAATTAAGCCAGGTGCGCATTTGCCGCTTGGACCATTATATCCTGGCTTCACCTTTTTCCAGGAAATCGTGACCCTGATGATCCTTGTTGCGGTAATCTGGGCTTTCTACCGCCGTTATGTGGAAAAGCTTGTCCGCTTAAAACGCGGATTCAAATCAGGTCTCGTACTTATTTTTATCGGAGGGCTCATGCTTTCCGTACTGCTTGGCAATGGAATGGGCATGATTTGGCATGGCCATGAAGGAACCTGGACAGAACCGGTTGCTTCCATGATTGGCGGTGCCTTCTCATGGATGGGTGAAACGGCTTCGATTGTTGTGTTTTACATCGCATGGTGGATTCACTTAGTATTCCTGCTTGCATTCCTTGTGTACGTGCCGCAATCCAAGCATGCCCACTTAATCGCCGGACCGGCCAACGTATATTTCAACCGTCTGGATAATCCGGGGAAATTAAAGGCAATCGACTTTGAAGATGAATCACAGGAAAGCTTTGGTGTCGGAAAGATTGAAGATTTTACACAGCATCAGATGATCGATTTCTATGCATGTGTGGAATGCGGACGCTGTACCAATATGTGTCCTGCAACCGGCACGGGAAAAATGCTTTCGCCAATGGATTTAATCCTGAAATTGCGTGACCATTTAACCAATCACGGTGCTGTTGTCACATCGAAGCAGCCTTGGGTGCCGACATTCGCTTTTTCAAATACGAAAGGCAATCAGCTTGCCCTTGCAGCTGCCGGCCAGGGGGCAGAAGAAGCAGCTGCAGGCCTTGCTTACAGCCCAAGCCTGATCGGGGAAGTCATCACAGAAGAAGAAATCTGGGCTTGTACGACTTGCCGCAACTGTGAAGACCAATGCCCGGTTATGAATGAACATGTTGATAAAATCATTGATCTGCGCCGCTACCTTGTTTTAACAGAGGGTAAAATGGATGCTGATGCACAGCGCGCCATGACCAATATCGAGCGCCAGGGCAATCCTTGGGGACTGAACCGCAAGGAGCGCGAAGACTGGAGAGAAGCACGCGAAGATGTTCATGTGCCGACAGTGAAGGAAATGAAAAAGGCAGGAGAAGAGTTTGAATACTTATTCTGGGTTGGCTCCATGGGATCTTACGATAACCGCAGCCAAAAGATCGCTCTTTCCTTTGCGAAACTAATGAATGAGGCCGGCGTTAAGTTCGCCATCCTTGGAAACAAGGAAAAGAACTCTGGTGACACCCCAAGACGCCTTGGAAACGAGTTCTTATTCCAGGAGCTTGCCACGAAGAATATTGAAGAGTTTGAGAAAAATGAAGTGAAGAAGATCGTAACGATCGACCCTCATGCCTACAACATTTTCAAAAATGAGTATCCGGATTTCGGATTAGAGGCAGAGGTTTATCACCATACTGAAGTTCTTGCCCAGCTTGTGGAAGAAGGCAAGCTGAAGCCGCAATATGCTGTAGAAGAAACGATCACATTCCATGACTCCTGCTATCTTGGACGCTACAACGAGGTGTACGATCCTCCGCGTGAAATTCTTAAGAGCATCCCGGGCGTCAAGCTTGTGGAAATGGAAAGAAACCGCGAAACCGGCATGTGCTGCGGAGCAGGGGGCGGCTTGATGTGGATGGAAGAAGAAACAGGACACCGCATCAACGTCTCACGGACCGAGCAGGCATTGGCAGTGAATCCATCCGTGATCAGCTCCGGATGTCCGTACTGCTTAACGATGCTGTCAGATGGAACGAAAGCAAAAGAAGTGGAAGAACAGGTTCATACGTATGATGTTGCTGAAATTCTCGAAAAGTCTGTTATAGGTGAAAGCCAGAATTTAGCATCCTAA